In Bacteroidota bacterium, the genomic stretch ACCTGGGATTCATACCCATGATTGTAACAATTCTAATATATACAAATATACAGCAATAATCAGAGAAGCAATTATTTGTAGGTCATTATATTCAAAGAATATGGCTTAATTGAGAAATTACGCACAGTAGGCTTTCTGATTATTGATTGAAATAAGTCACTATTTAACTTGTTGTACATCCTAAAAGCGCCGTATCAATAAGTTTATCAATAATTGCTTTCACATGGGTGATCTTATTGATTTACACGCGGCTTTCCCAATAAACCGGGATAGGTGTTCAATCCTGATTTATCTGTAAGAAATATCTATCGATTTTTATTATTTATTTTTTTCGTAATTTGCAGATGAAATCGTAAATAAATTTAGCCACAAGTTTCAGAAAAAATACCCTGCAAAAAATGACAATATGAGTAAAAAAGAATTAAAATGGTTAGATGCCATAGCTAAAGTGTTGGAAGATGAAAAGAAGTCTCTTAACTATACTGAAATTGCTGAACTTATATCTGAACGTGAATATAGAATATCTGTTGGAGCTACACCAGCAAATACAGTAAATGCCTATATCAATGGCGATATTAAAGACAATAAAGACAAATCAATATTCGCTAAGGTTGATAAAGGAGAATATATTCTAAGAAAGTTTCTCGATATTGAAAGTGAACTTATTACAGATATAGAAACGACAGAAATAATTATTGGTAAACAATTAATTATTGAAGCACTAGGGATATATTGGAACAGAACACAAGTTTTATGGAAACCTAATCCAGACTTATTTGGGGTTCAACAAATTGGAGCAACTCCTGTA encodes the following:
- a CDS encoding HTH domain-containing protein, which translates into the protein MSKKELKWLDAIAKVLEDEKKSLNYTEIAELISEREYRISVGATPANTVNAYINGDIKDNKDKSIFAKVDKGEYILRKFLDIESELITDIETTEIIIGKQLIIEALGIYWNRTQVLWKPNPDLFGVQQIGATPVNFSEQVGIYLLHDSRETIYVGQAIDQTIGKRLYQHTMDRFSGRWDRFSWFGFYCVSEKGGLTTNKKTYNELTIQQIADALEAILIESIEPRQNRKKGNTFSGIEYLQQEDPEIKKKRTQQILQELTEKI